A region of Pirellulaceae bacterium DNA encodes the following proteins:
- a CDS encoding Gfo/Idh/MocA family oxidoreductase has translation MSKPTRRRFLKTSSAVGASLLITGTRASGNINGANDRLRIAVIGLNGRGKSHIGGWSGQNNVEIAYVVDPDRNVLNNTLAKIHARNEGQAKCQGATDVRRALEDKTIDAISIATPNHWHSLMTIWGAQHGKHVYVEKPMSHDVTEGGVAVAAQEKYGVVVQHGTQRRSDAGIAGLHEAIKDGQFGKLKVSYGYCCKPRGGIGIDQAGTPPSNLDWNLWKGPAVIDQYHDNFVHYDWHWFWKTGNGDLNNQGTHQLDVARWALDDDLTHPVRAMAIGGRFKWNDQGETPNTMFGLAEYPNGQYAFFNVRNVNYDGYQRQVENEYYFEDGGKIIRGKYYPKGSSEGQAISVPKGKVTPGGNWGSFIAACRAGDPQMANGNAKDAHYGCVLGHLMNNSYRLGESVPFNAKAGRFGDNAEAHDHFGRLHEVMRDGVGIPEDGNEYVVGPWLTFDPATEQHTGDHADAANALLKDPNNAGFEVPDASDV, from the coding sequence ATGTCAAAACCTACCCGTCGCCGCTTTCTCAAGACGAGTTCAGCTGTCGGCGCATCCTTGCTCATCACAGGGACACGTGCTTCCGGCAATATCAATGGTGCAAACGACCGTTTACGCATTGCTGTCATCGGGCTGAACGGACGGGGCAAAAGTCACATCGGTGGTTGGTCCGGCCAGAACAATGTCGAAATTGCGTACGTCGTCGATCCAGACCGGAATGTCTTGAACAACACGCTCGCCAAGATCCACGCACGTAACGAAGGTCAAGCGAAATGCCAAGGTGCGACGGATGTTCGTCGAGCCCTGGAAGACAAGACCATTGATGCAATCTCGATTGCAACGCCAAATCACTGGCATTCGCTAATGACCATTTGGGGCGCCCAGCATGGCAAGCACGTCTACGTCGAAAAGCCAATGAGTCACGACGTTACCGAAGGGGGCGTCGCAGTTGCCGCACAAGAGAAATACGGCGTGGTTGTACAGCACGGAACACAACGGCGTAGTGATGCCGGAATCGCCGGCTTACACGAAGCGATCAAGGATGGTCAGTTCGGCAAGCTTAAGGTCTCCTACGGCTACTGCTGCAAACCTCGCGGCGGCATCGGAATCGACCAAGCCGGAACGCCTCCTAGCAACCTCGACTGGAACCTTTGGAAAGGTCCAGCCGTCATCGATCAATACCATGACAACTTTGTCCATTACGATTGGCATTGGTTCTGGAAGACTGGAAACGGAGACCTCAACAATCAGGGCACCCATCAATTGGACGTCGCCCGCTGGGCTCTCGATGATGACTTAACTCATCCCGTTCGGGCCATGGCAATTGGTGGACGGTTCAAGTGGAACGACCAAGGCGAAACTCCGAACACGATGTTTGGCTTGGCCGAATATCCCAATGGACAATATGCGTTCTTCAACGTGCGCAATGTGAACTATGACGGTTATCAACGACAAGTTGAAAACGAGTACTACTTTGAAGATGGCGGGAAAATTATTCGTGGCAAGTACTACCCGAAAGGCAGTAGTGAAGGTCAAGCTATTTCCGTGCCGAAAGGCAAAGTAACTCCGGGTGGAAATTGGGGCAGCTTCATCGCAGCCTGCCGTGCAGGCGACCCTCAAATGGCCAACGGTAATGCCAAGGATGCCCATTATGGTTGCGTGCTTGGCCATCTGATGAACAATTCCTATCGGTTGGGCGAATCCGTACCGTTCAACGCAAAGGCAGGTCGATTCGGCGACAATGCCGAAGCTCACGATCATTTCGGGCGATTGCACGAAGTGATGCGAGACGGAGTTGGCATTCCGGAGGATGGAAACGAATACGTCGTCGGTCCTTGGCTTACCTTCGATCCAGCCACCGAGCAACACACGGGAGATCATGCGGATGCAGCGAATGCGTTACTGAAAGATCCCAACAACGCTGGATTCGAAGTCCCGGATGCGAGTGATGTCTAA